In Penaeus chinensis breed Huanghai No. 1 chromosome 11, ASM1920278v2, whole genome shotgun sequence, a genomic segment contains:
- the LOC125030613 gene encoding zinc finger protein SNAI2-like — translation MPSSFMVKRNYAHCPLKKRPLALYNEPATSQPEQEQPEDLSVKRPRLESPPAAASAPSVLPEVYSPAMTTPMSFMPSLPSVPSMPSTAVPTVLSSMSHLAPPSPPAARAAENLPSLAEYYLQLFRTTSDAETRRPEPRPALPQWSTPYLPPSPQASPVTSEQMPVSPVPFHCYPDSSALISPVSTCSSTASESEDDAGTPRQRREARYSCSDCGKSYSTYSGLSKHKQFHCAALGAKSFGCKHCDKVYTSLGALKMHIRTHTLPCKCHLCGKAFSRPWLLQGHIRTHTGEKPFQCSQCDRCFADRSNLRAHLQTHADVKKYACATCHKTFSRMSLLNKHTEAACPARPQQELQHDHPPASPEADQ, via the coding sequence ATGCCGAGCTCATTCATGGTCAAGCGCAACTATGCGCACTGCCCACTCAAGAAACGTCCTTTGGCACTATACAATGAACCAGCCACATCGCAACCAGAACAGGAACAACCCGAGGATCTTAGTGTAAAACGCCCTCGTCTAGAATCACCTCCAGCAGCAGCTTCAGCGCCTTCTGTACTTCCAGAGGTGTACTCTCCTGCCATGACAACTCCAATGTCCTTCATGCCATCTCTACCAAGTGTACCATCTATGCCAAGTACCGCAGTGCCGACAGTGCTTTCTTCAATGTCTCACTTggccccaccatcccctcctgcAGCCAGAGCAGCCGAGAACCTTCCATCGTTGGCCGAGTATTACCTCCAGCTCTTCCGCACTACTTCTGATGCAGAGACTCGCCGGCCTGAGCCTCGGCCTGCCCTTCCTCAGTGGTCTACGCCTTACCTGCCTCCATCGCCACAGGCCTCTCCCGTCACGTCAGAGCAAATGCCAGTCAGTCCTGTGCCCTTCCACTGCTACCCAGACTCCTCTGCCCTCATCTCTCCAgtctccacctgctcctccaccGCTTCAGAATCCGAGGATGATGCAGGCACGCCCCGCCAACGCCGCGAAGCTCGTTACTCGTGCAGTGATTGTGGCAAGTCCTACTCCACCTACTCTGGCCTCAGCAAGCACAAACAGTTCCACTGCGCGGCCCTGGGCGCCAAGTCCTTCGGCTGCAAGCACTGCGACAAGGTGTACACGAGCCTGGGCGCCCTCAAGATGCACATCCGCACCCACACCCTGCCGTGCAAGTGCCACCTTTGCGGGAAGGCCTTCTCGCGCCCTTGGCTCCTGCAGGGCCACATCAGAACCCACACGGGAGAGAAGCCCTTCCAGTGCTCGCAGTGTGACCGCTGCTTCGCCGACCGCAGCAACCTCCGAGCTCACCTCCAAACGCACGCCGACGTCAAGAAATACGCCTGCGCCACCTGCCACAAGACCTTCTCCAGAATGTCCCTTCTCAACAAGCACACCGAAGCCGCCTGCCCCGCACGACCACAGCAGGAACTACAACACGACCATCCCCCCGCCAGCCCCGAGGCCGACCAGTAG